The nucleotide window GGCGGAATCGCCCCTGCTCCCGCAAACGCGCCGACGAGCGAGCCGGCCATCGCCGCAACGGTTGTGAGTAAGGCGACGGCGAGCAGTGGCGCGACGGCCCAGATCATGGCAGGTCTCGGCGGATCAGCACGGGTTCTCGCTCGGATCGCGATAGAAATGAGAATACTGCTCTCAAAAACGATTGCAGCGAGCCATTGCGACCGCAAATGCAGAAAGCCCGCCGAACGGCGGGCTGAACGGCTACCGCGGTGACGCGGGCGTTTACTTCGCGGCGGGCTTGCTCGCGGCGGCCCGCTGCCGCTTAACCAAACGCGACTTCAGACGCGCGGCCTTGTTCTTGTGAATGTACCCTTTGGCGGCCATGCGATCGAGCATGATCTGGGTGTTCTTCACCTCAGTCACGACTTTTGCGGCGTCGGTGCCGGCGAGCGCAGTGGTGACTTCCTTGCGCTGGGTCTTGATCTTCTTCGCGGCGAGCCGGTTCTGGCGGCGGCGCTTTTCGGCTTTGCGGAGGCGTTTCCACGCGCTAGCTGTGTGCGGCATTAAAACCCAACCCTTGGTGAATGGTTAAGCCCCGCGCCGTTGCCGGCGCGGGGCGATTCTCGGTTACAGAGCCACGGCGCCGACCTTGAAGCGGACGAACCGGACCGGTTCCAGACCGGCCTTCTTCAGCGCGGCGCCCACGCTGGTGTTCGGGTACTTGCCGGAGTTGGCCATCGGCTGCTCGCTGAGGACGATTTCCGACAGCCGGGTGCGGAGCTTACCTTCCGCGATCTTTTCCAGGATGTTGGCGGGCTTGCCCGCGTTTTTCGGGTCGGCGTCCATGTCGGCCTTGACCAACCCCTTTTCCTTCTCGACCACGTCCGCGGGGACGTCGCTCGTGACGGCGTAGGGCGGGTTGAGCGCCGCGATGTGGGCGGCCACGTCGCGGAGCAGTTCGTCGTTGGCGGTCTCGCCCTTG belongs to Gemmata obscuriglobus and includes:
- the rpsT gene encoding 30S ribosomal protein S20 encodes the protein MPHTASAWKRLRKAEKRRRQNRLAAKKIKTQRKEVTTALAGTDAAKVVTEVKNTQIMLDRMAAKGYIHKNKAARLKSRLVKRQRAAASKPAAK